A window of Fundulus heteroclitus isolate FHET01 chromosome 15, MU-UCD_Fhet_4.1, whole genome shotgun sequence contains these coding sequences:
- the col10a1b gene encoding collagen alpha-1(X) chain gives MDLRVTSLLLVLLALAEGTPDRYYTPKVAKVPYPVKSHSVAGPEGPPGPPGEPGPMGPPGPPGERGIGHTGPRGPPGTPGAPGHSQAGKPGAPGGPGKPGIPGAPGERGANGATGPMGPRGAPGSPGTPGPAGLSATGKPGPAGLPGPMGHRGEPGLKGHPGIPGVPGPKGERGIGVPGVQGPSGPTGPMGPSGMPGKPGVGKPGATGYPGEPGKDGMPGRDGAPGPMGLPGLKGHTGPPGVGAPGKPGQNGTPGTPGPMGAKGPQGPAGQPGSPGMPGVGKTGEPGIPGSRGSPGSPGTTGQKGEPGPTGYTGQPGAPGPIGPAGPQGARGFQGESGPVGPKGDIGMVGAPGPRGSKGEQGAQGFTGKPGTPGAVGPPGIPGHNGAQGPKGSQGHAGSPGSPGANGAPGLKGHTGAPGAPGKSGEPGRPGAAGPVGPPGPSGPPGLKGHQGLPGPPGPAGLTAKGISGPMGPPGPPGQRGHDGLPGPSGPPGPPGPPGEVIYHHEKSMPIKSHEVMMPHEVMKAPMSAFSAVLTMAYPPSGTPIQFNQVLYNGENHYDPHSGVFTCQIPGLYYFSFHMHVNGANALVALYKNEEPLLFIYDEYNKGFLDQMAGSTVLMLHPGDRVYIQVPDEESNGIFAADNVHCGFSGFLIAST, from the exons ATGGACTTGAGGGTAACGAGCCTCCTTTTGGTCCTCCTGGCCTTGGCGGAGGGAACCCCCGATAGGTACTATACACCCAAAGTGGCAAAGGTCCCCTACCCCGTCAAGAGTCACT CTGTTGCAGGACCAGaaggtcctccaggacccccaGGGGAACCAGGACCAATGGGACCACCTGGACCTCCTGGAGAACGGGGTATTGGACACACAGGACCTCGAGGCCCACCAGGAACACCTGGGGCCCCTGGCCACTCTCAGGCAGGCAAACCCGGTGCCCCAGGTGGCCCAGGAAAACCAGGAATCCCCGGCGCACCAGGTGAAAGAGGTGCAAACGGAGCAACAGGACCGATGGGACCAAGAGGCGCACCTGGTTCCCCTGGAACCCCTGGACCTGCAGGACTTTCAGCTACTGGAAAACCTGGACCAGCTGGGCTTCCGGGTCCAATGGGTCACAGAGGAGAGCCCGGTCTGAAGGGACATCCTGGTATTCCTGGTGTTCCAGGCCCAAAAGGAGAGAGAGGCATTGGTGTTCCTGGGGTGCAGGGTCCATCGGGTCCAACTGGCCCAATGGGCCCATCTGGCATGCCTGGCAAACCTGGAGTTGGCAAGCCTGGTGCCACTGGTTATCCTGGTGAACCTGGTAAGGATGGAATGCCAGGAAGAGATGGTGCCCCTGGGCCAATGGGTTTGCCAGGTCTTAAGGGTCACACTGGACCCCCTGGTGTAGGAGCGCCAGGAAAACCAGGCCAGAATGGTACCCCAGGTACACCTGGGCCTATGGGGGCTAAGGGTCCACAGGGTCCTGCTGGTCAGCCAGGCTCCCCTGGCATGCCAGGTGTAGGCAAGACGGGAGAGCCCGGAATACCAGGATCCAGAGGAAGTCCAGGTAGTCCTGGAACCACTGGTCAGAAAGGAGagccaggcccaactggatatACTGGTCAACCAGGGGCTCCAGGTCCTATAGGCCCAGCTGGACCACAAGGTGCAAGAGGATTTCAGGGTGAATCAGGCCCAGTAGGACCTAAGGGTGATATTGGTATGGTAGGTGCACCAGGCCCAAGAGGATCCAAAGGTGAGCAGGGAGCACAAGGCTTCACTGGGAAACCAGGCACTCCTGGTGCCGTAGGTCCCCCAGGAATCCCAGGCCATAATGGAGCTCAAGGTCCAAAGGGTTCACAAGGCCATGCTGGCTCTCCAGGAAGTCCTGGAGCAAATGGTGCACCTGGACTTAAAGGACACACAGGTGCCCCAGGGGCACCAGGTAAAAGTGGTGAGCCTGGAAGGCCAGGAGCAGCAGGACCAGTTGGTCCCCCTGGTCCATCTGGTCCTCCTGGACTTAAGGGCCATCAAGGTCTCCCAGGTCCACCTGGTCCAGCTGGTCTGACAGCTAAAGGAATTTCTGGCCCTATGGGTCCCCCAGGACCTCCAGGACAGAGAGGCCATGATGGTCTCCCTGGCCCCTCTGGTCCTCCTGGTCCACCTGGCCCCCCAGGAGAGGTGATCTACCACCATGAAAAGAGCATGCCAATTAAGTCCCATGAGGTCATGATGCCTCATGAAGTGATGAAGGCTCCCATGTCTGCCTTTAGTGCTGTGCTGACCATGGCCTACCCACCCTCAGGAACTCCCATTCAGTTCAACCAGGTCCTTTACAACGGAGAGAACCACTATGACCCCCACAGTGGTGTGTTCACCTGTCAGATCCCAGGCCTTTACTATTTCAGCTTCCACATGCACGTCAATGGTGCTAATGCATTGGTGGCCCTCTACAAAAACGAGGAGCCCCTGCTTTTCATCTATGATGAATACAACAAGGGCTTCCTGGACCAGATGGCAGGCAGTACTGTTCTTATGCTGCATCCAGGTGACCGGGTCTACATCCAAGTTCCCGATGAGGAGAGCAATGGCATATTTGCTGCAGACAACGTTCATTGtgggttctctggcttcttGATCGCCTCAACGTGA